One region of Erythrolamprus reginae isolate rEryReg1 chromosome 12, rEryReg1.hap1, whole genome shotgun sequence genomic DNA includes:
- the TGFA gene encoding protransforming growth factor alpha isoform X3 has protein sequence MNKGTRPPRGRCLEVPLQQLSRRPQRLLFPRDLQIPGAGRGAHLRVPLRVHRSPLRARRPPGRGGCHPEAADHNRPGRGLHRGLRRGRPGLRPDTLLQDTEALRVVQGDGLQAREAPRAAEGGHILLPLRDSCLTKTTDGSNAV, from the exons GCCCCCCCGTGGCCGCTGCCTTGAGGTCCCACTTCAACAACTGTCCAGACGCCCACAGCGCCTTCTGTTTCCACGGGACCTGCAGATTCCTGGTGCAGGAAGAGGAGCCCACCTGCGT GTGCCACTCCGGGTACATCGGAGCCCGCTGCGAGCACGCCGACCTCCTGGCCGTGGTGGCTGCCACCCAGAAGCAGCAGACCATAACCGCCCTGGTCGTGGTCTCCATCGTGGCCTCCGTCGTGGCCGTCCTGGCCTGCGTCCTGATACA TTGCTGCAGGATACGGAAGCGCTGCGAGTGGTGCAGGGCGATGGTTTGCAGGCACGAGAAGCCCCGCGGGCTGCTGAAGGGGGCCACATCCTGCTGCCACTCAGAGACAG TTGTCTGACCAAAACCACGGATGGGAGCAACGCAGTCTGA